In Mycolicibacterium aubagnense, the DNA window GAGTTCGTGGCCTGGGTGCGCACCCTGCTGCACCGGTGTTCGATGACGCTGAATCCGTTGCTGCTCAATATGATCGGATCATCGACGCATTGTCCGACAAGCTGCCCAATGTCGCCGATCACCTCGAAGCGGCGCGGCCGGATCACTGGCGTTCACCGCGTTCCCCAAGCGATCTGGCGCCATCGCAGACAACAATCCCAGGAACGACTCAACAAAGATCCGCCGGCGCACCGACGTCGTGGGCATCTTCCCCGACCGCGCGGCCCTGATCCGTCTCGTCGGAACGGTGCTGGAAACAACACACGACGAATGGGCCGAGTCGCGGCGCTACCTCGGCCTCGACGTTCTGAGCAAATCACACCGTCAAC includes these proteins:
- a CDS encoding transposase is translated as MADNNPRNDSTKIRRRTDVVGIFPDRAALIRLVGTVLETTHDEWAESRRYLGLDVLSKSHRQRHPNRTGGYPRGTARLTQLPRRITRRRHTPRPWT